A genomic window from Agreia sp. COWG includes:
- the mfd gene encoding transcription-repair coupling factor: MILQGLTRALSRASTFDNALAYAARDVDFSLTEGLRAPLLAGLLDQRGRNGDAQALLVVTATGRESEMLRGTLASMSPGTQIIEFPAWETLPHERLSPSAEIVGKRIDALRRLATWDGATPIVVVASVRAALQPLADNLADLEPIHLVSGARGYDLSRLSLDLVNLAYSRVDMVTRRGEYAVRGGILDVFPPVAEHPYRVDFFGDEVESIRAFSVADQRSLETVVDAVDLPPSRELLLSEAVRQRAREMQHEFPSIAGLLAKIAEGIPVEGMESLAPALLDRLVTVAHYLPKGAAIAVLSPEKVASRAVSLAETNREFLAAAWTAATAGAEAPIDLTSGEFITLNELRAAAGPDRAWWTLSTFQSAPGAADGLIEVLPEHRDIEEHLTVRIAADPVPSFQGNVDGAIAHVRDLVAAGWTVAVVAQGAGLVERAADVLAENEIPARVVELYPHDAEPGIAYLLKATVDHGFQLPEIKLALLGESEFYGRTVGYDSRQVKKLASRRRNVVDPLQLKQGDHVVHTTHGIGKFIELTQREVKSGGRNPIKTTREYLVIEYAPSKRGYPGDKLYVPTDQLDLLSRYVGGEAPGLSKMGGSDWSAAKGKARKAVRDIAVELVKLYSARMASKGHAFGPDTPWQRELEEAFPFAETPDQLTVIDEVKADMERPIPMDRLLSGDVGFGKTEVAVRAAFKAVQDGKQVAVLVPTTLLVRQHLETFQERFAGFPIHLRPLSRFQTEKESKETIEGMKDGTVDVVIATHRLLADNIAFKDLGLMIIDEEQRFGVEHKDALKKLKTNVDILSMSATPIPRTLEMAVTGIREMSTLATPPEDRHPILTFVGPYSDKQVGAAIRRELLREGQVFFVHNRVSSINKVAAQLAELVPEARIGVAHGQLGEHQLEQVIVDFWERKFDVLVSTTIIETGLDIANANTLIVDRADKYGLSQLHQLRGRVGRGRERAYAYLLYDEHKPLTDLANDRLTTLAANNELGSGIQVALKDLEIRGAGNLLGGEQSGHIAGVGFDLYLRMIGEAVSTFRGDVAEGQTELRLELPVDAHIPEDYVDSERLRLEAYQKLSTASSPTSNDEQIDLVIEELTDRYGEPPAQVANLVAVSRLRRQAQKSGLGEVVTMGSNLRLAPADLPDSIQVRMRRMYPDAKYFAQAGAVSLPLPIVDGAVLEDAALIDWTRGVLNALFPAPVEAKAQS; this comes from the coding sequence GTGATCCTCCAGGGCTTGACTCGTGCGCTTTCGCGCGCCTCCACGTTCGATAACGCCCTGGCATACGCCGCGCGCGACGTCGACTTCTCCCTCACAGAGGGGCTGAGAGCGCCACTGCTCGCAGGCCTTCTCGACCAGCGCGGTCGCAACGGCGACGCGCAGGCGTTGCTCGTCGTCACGGCCACGGGACGCGAGTCCGAGATGCTGCGAGGCACTCTGGCGTCCATGAGTCCCGGCACCCAGATCATCGAGTTCCCGGCCTGGGAGACCCTTCCCCACGAGCGTCTCAGCCCCAGCGCCGAGATCGTGGGCAAGCGCATCGACGCACTGCGCAGGCTCGCAACGTGGGATGGCGCGACTCCGATCGTGGTCGTCGCCTCAGTGCGCGCGGCACTCCAGCCGCTCGCCGACAACCTCGCCGACCTCGAACCCATTCACCTGGTGAGCGGCGCCCGCGGTTATGACCTCTCTCGGCTCTCTCTCGACCTCGTGAACCTCGCGTATTCGCGCGTGGACATGGTGACCAGACGCGGAGAATACGCGGTGCGTGGGGGAATCCTCGACGTCTTCCCGCCGGTTGCGGAGCACCCGTACCGGGTCGACTTCTTCGGCGACGAGGTCGAGTCCATCCGGGCCTTCTCGGTGGCAGACCAGCGTTCGCTCGAGACCGTCGTCGACGCCGTCGACCTCCCCCCGAGCAGAGAGCTGCTCCTGTCCGAGGCCGTTCGGCAGCGCGCGCGGGAGATGCAGCACGAGTTTCCGAGCATCGCGGGTCTTCTCGCCAAGATCGCCGAGGGCATCCCGGTCGAGGGCATGGAGTCGCTGGCGCCCGCGCTGCTCGACCGTCTGGTGACCGTGGCGCACTACCTGCCGAAGGGTGCGGCCATCGCCGTGCTCTCGCCAGAGAAGGTTGCCAGCCGTGCCGTGAGCCTCGCCGAGACGAACCGGGAGTTCCTCGCTGCGGCCTGGACCGCCGCCACCGCGGGCGCCGAAGCCCCCATCGACCTGACGAGCGGCGAGTTCATCACCCTGAACGAGCTGCGCGCGGCTGCCGGCCCCGATCGGGCCTGGTGGACCCTGTCGACCTTCCAGTCCGCGCCCGGCGCAGCCGACGGCCTCATCGAGGTGCTGCCCGAGCACAGAGACATCGAAGAGCACCTCACCGTGCGCATCGCCGCCGATCCGGTTCCGAGCTTCCAGGGCAACGTCGACGGAGCGATCGCCCACGTGCGCGACCTGGTGGCCGCCGGCTGGACGGTCGCCGTCGTCGCGCAGGGAGCCGGGCTCGTCGAGCGCGCAGCCGACGTCCTGGCCGAGAACGAGATCCCGGCGCGGGTCGTCGAGCTCTACCCGCATGACGCCGAGCCCGGCATCGCCTATCTCCTGAAGGCGACGGTCGACCATGGGTTCCAGCTGCCCGAGATCAAACTGGCCCTGCTCGGGGAGTCCGAGTTCTATGGACGAACAGTCGGCTACGACTCGCGTCAGGTCAAGAAGCTGGCCTCGAGAAGGCGCAACGTCGTCGACCCCCTGCAGCTGAAGCAGGGCGATCACGTCGTGCACACGACTCACGGCATCGGCAAGTTCATCGAGTTGACCCAGCGCGAGGTCAAGTCGGGCGGGCGCAACCCCATCAAGACCACCCGCGAGTACCTCGTGATCGAGTACGCTCCGTCGAAGCGCGGATATCCGGGCGACAAGCTGTACGTGCCCACCGATCAGCTCGACCTGCTCTCGCGCTACGTCGGCGGCGAGGCGCCGGGGCTGTCGAAGATGGGCGGCAGCGATTGGTCTGCGGCAAAGGGCAAGGCCCGCAAGGCTGTGCGCGACATCGCGGTCGAGCTGGTCAAGCTCTATTCGGCCCGCATGGCGTCGAAGGGGCACGCGTTCGGTCCGGATACGCCGTGGCAGCGCGAGCTCGAAGAGGCCTTCCCCTTCGCGGAGACCCCCGACCAGCTCACCGTCATCGACGAGGTGAAGGCCGACATGGAGCGGCCGATCCCCATGGACAGGCTGTTGTCGGGCGACGTGGGCTTCGGCAAGACCGAGGTCGCCGTGCGTGCGGCCTTCAAGGCGGTTCAAGACGGCAAGCAGGTCGCCGTACTCGTTCCGACCACGCTTCTTGTGCGCCAGCATCTCGAGACGTTCCAGGAGCGCTTCGCTGGCTTCCCGATCCACCTTCGCCCCCTCAGCAGATTCCAGACCGAGAAGGAGTCGAAGGAGACCATCGAGGGGATGAAAGACGGCACCGTCGATGTCGTCATCGCCACCCACCGCCTGCTCGCCGACAACATCGCATTCAAAGACCTCGGGCTCATGATCATCGACGAGGAGCAGCGCTTCGGGGTCGAGCACAAAGACGCGTTGAAGAAGCTCAAGACCAACGTCGACATCCTCTCGATGAGCGCGACACCCATCCCACGCACCCTCGAGATGGCGGTCACGGGCATCCGGGAGATGTCGACGCTCGCGACCCCGCCCGAAGATCGGCATCCGATCCTCACCTTCGTGGGGCCGTACTCCGACAAGCAGGTGGGGGCTGCCATCCGGCGCGAGTTGCTGCGCGAGGGCCAGGTCTTCTTCGTGCACAACCGCGTCTCGAGCATCAACAAGGTGGCCGCGCAGCTGGCCGAGCTCGTGCCGGAGGCGCGCATCGGCGTCGCCCATGGCCAGCTCGGCGAGCATCAGCTCGAACAGGTGATCGTCGACTTCTGGGAGCGCAAGTTCGACGTGCTCGTATCGACGACCATCATCGAGACGGGGCTCGACATCGCCAACGCGAACACGCTGATCGTGGACCGCGCCGACAAGTATGGGCTGAGCCAGCTGCACCAGCTGCGCGGCCGCGTCGGTCGCGGACGGGAGAGGGCATACGCCTATCTGCTCTACGACGAGCACAAACCCCTCACCGACCTGGCGAACGACCGGCTCACCACCCTGGCGGCCAACAACGAGCTCGGCTCCGGCATCCAGGTCGCGCTCAAAGACCTGGAGATCCGCGGCGCGGGAAACCTTCTCGGCGGCGAGCAGTCCGGCCACATCGCGGGCGTCGGCTTCGACCTCTACCTGCGCATGATCGGCGAGGCCGTCTCCACATTCCGTGGTGACGTGGCCGAGGGCCAGACCGAGCTGAGGCTCGAGCTGCCGGTGGATGCGCACATTCCCGAGGATTACGTCGACAGCGAGCGGCTGCGGCTCGAGGCGTACCAGAAGCTCTCGACAGCGAGTTCGCCGACGTCGAACGACGAGCAGATCGATCTGGTGATCGAGGAGCTCACCGACCGTTACGGCGAGCCGCCCGCGCAGGTCGCCAACCTCGTCGCGGTCTCGCGGCTGCGTCGCCAGGCCCAGAAGTCCGGACTCGGCGAGGTCGTCACCATGGGCTCGAACCTGCGGCTGGCCCCCGCCGATCTGCCGGATTCCATCCAGGTGCGCATGCGCCGCATGTATCCCGACGCGAAATACTTCGCCCAGGCGGGTGCCGTTTCCCTCCCTCTGCCGATCGTCGACGGGGCGGTGCTAGAGGATGCTGCGCTCATCGACTGGACCAGGGGCGTCCTCAATGCCCTGTTCCCCGCTCCTGTCGAGGCGAAGGCACAGAGCTAG
- a CDS encoding DUF6264 family protein has product MSSIPPVEPTEPIDPPASVEPRRDERPRPRYGEYAPEGAAPFVPPTPREDYPAPASTTPQYTEAAQVFHNAPPAHSKRLGVVAFVVSIVLLAFGLALSIVAGFAFGPLASKMITSSGTIDQTAISSDDPGVAGFGMLAVAFFAGGTLLGLWALVQGIIATVKKKGRAFGIVAMCLAVATPVICFVVFYVVTFASAPEIISSVS; this is encoded by the coding sequence GTGAGTAGCATTCCCCCCGTCGAGCCCACCGAGCCCATCGATCCCCCCGCTTCCGTCGAGCCGCGTCGCGACGAGCGCCCCCGGCCGCGCTACGGCGAGTACGCGCCGGAGGGGGCCGCACCGTTCGTGCCCCCGACCCCGCGCGAGGACTACCCGGCTCCCGCCTCGACGACTCCCCAGTACACCGAGGCCGCCCAGGTCTTTCACAACGCGCCGCCGGCGCACTCGAAGCGCCTCGGCGTGGTCGCCTTCGTGGTGAGCATCGTGTTGCTCGCCTTCGGTCTCGCGCTCTCCATCGTCGCAGGATTCGCCTTCGGGCCCCTCGCCTCGAAGATGATCACCTCGAGTGGCACGATCGACCAGACCGCGATCTCGAGCGACGACCCCGGAGTCGCCGGATTCGGCATGCTCGCGGTCGCCTTCTTCGCGGGAGGCACTCTTCTCGGGCTCTGGGCACTCGTTCAGGGAATCATCGCCACGGTCAAGAAGAAGGGTCGCGCTTTCGGCATCGTGGCCATGTGCCTGGCCGTCGCGACGCCCGTGATCTGCTTCGTCGTGTTCTACGTCGTCACGTTCGCTTCCGCGCCCGAGATCATCAGCTCGGTCAGCTGA
- the pth gene encoding aminoacyl-tRNA hydrolase has protein sequence MSDNVWLVAGLGNPGPGYAHNRHNVGQMVLDELARRIGAKFGRHKANATVAEGFLRPGGPKLVLAKPNSFMNNSGGPVSQLLNFYSLGADRLIVVHDELDIPFDTLRLKTGGGPGGHNGVRDIISAAGTPDFIRVRVGVGRPPGRMDAADFVLRDFSGTERTTLPILLVDAADAVEKIADDGLTAAQQQFHSPA, from the coding sequence CTGTCTGACAACGTCTGGCTCGTAGCCGGGCTCGGGAATCCCGGGCCCGGCTACGCGCACAACCGGCACAATGTGGGCCAGATGGTACTCGACGAGCTTGCGCGCCGCATCGGGGCGAAGTTCGGCCGGCACAAGGCGAACGCCACCGTGGCCGAGGGTTTTCTGCGACCCGGCGGTCCGAAGCTCGTTCTCGCGAAGCCGAACTCGTTCATGAACAACTCCGGCGGCCCCGTGTCGCAGCTGCTGAACTTCTACAGCCTCGGCGCGGATCGCCTCATCGTCGTGCATGACGAGCTCGACATCCCGTTCGACACGCTCCGCCTGAAGACGGGAGGCGGCCCCGGAGGCCACAACGGGGTGCGCGACATCATCAGCGCCGCCGGCACCCCGGACTTCATCCGCGTGCGAGTCGGTGTCGGCCGACCGCCCGGTCGAATGGATGCGGCGGACTTCGTGCTGCGGGACTTCTCGGGAACCGAGCGGACGACGCTGCCCATCCTGCTCGTGGATGCCGCGGACGCCGTCGAGAAGATCGCCGACGACGGGCTCACGGCCGCGCAGCAGCAGTTCCACTCGCCCGCGTAG
- a CDS encoding 50S ribosomal protein L25/general stress protein Ctc, giving the protein MADKKKNDDNLNSVAAEVRTSFGKGAARKIRAVGKIPAVLYGHGTEPVHITLPGHQISLILRKANAVLDLDIEGTEQAALVKDVQKDPVLQIIEHIDLIVLRKGEKVQVEVPIHIEGESFAGTLATLDENTLLVEVLAISIPERITVDIEGAVEGTQIFAKDVVLPEGATLVSDPELLVINVTVPEEADLGDSASAGDLATGTPEADAE; this is encoded by the coding sequence ATGGCTGACAAGAAGAAGAACGACGACAACCTGAACAGCGTCGCCGCCGAGGTCCGCACCTCGTTCGGCAAGGGTGCGGCCCGCAAGATCCGCGCCGTCGGCAAGATCCCCGCCGTGCTCTACGGTCACGGAACCGAGCCGGTGCACATCACGCTGCCCGGTCACCAGATCTCGCTGATCCTGCGCAAGGCGAACGCCGTGCTCGACCTCGACATCGAGGGCACCGAGCAGGCCGCCCTGGTCAAGGACGTGCAGAAGGACCCCGTGCTGCAGATCATCGAGCACATCGACCTCATCGTTCTGCGCAAGGGCGAGAAGGTCCAGGTCGAGGTTCCGATCCACATCGAGGGCGAGTCGTTCGCCGGCACGCTGGCGACGCTCGACGAGAACACCCTGCTGGTCGAGGTCCTGGCCATCAGCATCCCCGAGCGCATCACCGTCGACATCGAAGGTGCCGTCGAGGGCACGCAGATCTTCGCGAAAGACGTCGTGCTGCCCGAGGGCGCGACGCTCGTCAGCGACCCCGAGCTCCTGGTCATCAACGTCACCGTTCCGGAGGAGGCCGACCTGGGCGACTCCGCGAGCGCCGGCGACCTGGCCACGGGTACGCCCGAGGCCGACGCCGAATAA
- a CDS encoding EamA family transporter has translation MTLRDRLLAVIVAVCWGLNFPATALALDHFPPFFLVALRFAIIAIPTILFVPRPQVRLRWLLGVGLGIGLLQFAFLYLGMAAGMPSGLASLVLQASAPFTVVIAGIWLRERITQRQAIGIGIAVLGLAAIAFHRAQVAALLPVVLTLCGALGWAIGNVSTRKAEAPNPFRLTLWMSVVPPLPMLALALVVEGPQRIGDSLATALSPEALPSVFGLLYIVLIATLVGYGIWGGLLKRNPSSVVAPFSMLVPVVGVLASWLAFGEIIDIVELVAGVFVVGGVLFASIRGRVRAERIAA, from the coding sequence ATGACACTCCGTGATCGACTCCTCGCCGTGATCGTCGCCGTGTGCTGGGGCCTCAACTTTCCCGCCACCGCACTCGCCCTCGATCACTTTCCGCCGTTCTTCCTCGTGGCCCTGCGGTTTGCCATCATCGCGATCCCGACGATCCTGTTCGTGCCCCGGCCACAGGTCAGGCTGCGCTGGCTGCTCGGGGTGGGCCTCGGAATCGGTCTGCTTCAGTTCGCCTTCCTCTATCTGGGAATGGCCGCGGGTATGCCGAGCGGGCTCGCCTCGCTCGTGCTGCAGGCATCCGCGCCCTTCACCGTGGTGATCGCCGGAATCTGGCTGAGGGAGCGCATCACGCAGCGGCAGGCGATCGGCATCGGCATCGCGGTGCTGGGGCTGGCCGCCATCGCCTTCCACCGGGCGCAGGTGGCGGCGCTGCTGCCGGTGGTGCTGACCCTCTGCGGTGCGCTCGGCTGGGCTATCGGCAACGTCTCGACGCGCAAGGCGGAGGCGCCGAACCCGTTCCGACTCACGCTCTGGATGTCGGTGGTTCCGCCACTGCCCATGTTGGCCCTCGCCCTCGTGGTCGAGGGGCCGCAGCGCATCGGCGACAGCCTCGCGACAGCGCTCAGCCCCGAGGCGCTGCCCTCGGTGTTCGGGCTGCTCTACATCGTGCTCATTGCGACGCTGGTGGGATACGGCATCTGGGGTGGGCTGCTGAAGCGCAACCCGTCGAGCGTCGTGGCGCCGTTCTCCATGCTGGTGCCGGTCGTCGGTGTTCTCGCGTCGTGGCTGGCCTTCGGCGAGATCATCGACATCGTCGAGCTGGTCGCGGGGGTCTTCGTGGTCGGTGGCGTGCTGTTCGCCAGTATCCGTGGGCGGGTGAGAGCTGAGAGGATCGCTGCATGA
- a CDS encoding LysR family transcriptional regulator codes for MDVEQLALLRELRERGSVTEVAEVLGKSPSAVSQQLKTLQRRVGVALVERHGRGVRLTDAGVALAESSVRVSTAIAEAEAIWDAYRGGASGTVRIATFYSAAELLVPGLLTRMRTHDGITLEISDRDVSQNDFAALSNDYDIVIAHRSDDVLPPDRAGLTVVPLLREPLDVAVALDHPLATRVTVSPADIIGENWIGVPRDYPIDRVLGAMSAQVGVAANIVYRTTHLPLAEKLVAAGHGVALLPRHTSLERAPGRFTLLPLLDVRAGRRIEALLRPERAARRAVSLVLEQLRQEADFDTASTQ; via the coding sequence ATGGACGTGGAGCAGTTGGCCCTGTTGAGAGAGCTCCGAGAACGCGGAAGCGTGACCGAGGTCGCGGAGGTGCTCGGCAAGTCACCCAGCGCGGTGTCGCAGCAGCTGAAGACGCTGCAGAGGCGGGTCGGTGTCGCCCTGGTCGAGCGACACGGCCGTGGCGTGCGGTTGACGGATGCGGGCGTCGCACTGGCGGAGAGCTCGGTGCGCGTCTCTACGGCCATCGCCGAGGCCGAGGCGATCTGGGATGCCTACCGGGGCGGAGCATCCGGCACCGTTCGAATCGCCACCTTCTACTCGGCGGCCGAACTCCTGGTTCCCGGCCTGCTCACGCGAATGAGGACTCACGACGGCATCACCCTCGAGATCAGTGATCGCGACGTCTCACAGAATGATTTCGCGGCGCTGAGCAACGACTACGACATCGTGATCGCACACCGTTCAGACGACGTTCTGCCCCCCGACAGAGCCGGACTCACGGTCGTGCCCCTGCTTCGGGAACCGCTCGATGTAGCCGTGGCGCTCGATCATCCACTGGCGACGCGCGTCACCGTGTCGCCCGCCGACATCATCGGAGAGAACTGGATCGGGGTGCCCCGCGACTATCCGATCGACCGGGTGCTGGGGGCGATGAGCGCCCAGGTCGGCGTGGCGGCGAACATCGTCTATCGCACCACCCACCTGCCCCTCGCCGAGAAGCTGGTCGCCGCCGGACACGGCGTGGCCCTCCTTCCCCGTCACACCTCGCTCGAGCGTGCGCCGGGGCGGTTCACCCTTTTGCCCCTCCTCGATGTGCGGGCGGGCCGTCGCATCGAGGCGCTGCTTCGACCGGAGCGCGCCGCTCGCCGCGCCGTGTCGCTGGTGCTCGAGCAGCTGCGACAGGAAGCCGACTTCGACACGGCGTCGACTCAGTAG
- a CDS encoding D-2-hydroxyacid dehydrogenase: MSEHTKRTETENVDGARLRVVAAAPISEELVSLVTTIEPRIDFVRDQTLLAPMRFPGDPTGPPGFARSEDEQRRYEQLVDTAEVLFGFPDESSTQLARTVNANPRLRWVHGMPAGAGSQLRSARLSDEQLARVTVTTSAGVHAKPLAEFALLGLLAGAKTLPRLERLKADSTWGERWQMRHLFQQTILVVGLGSIGREVASKLAALGVRVIGTSRREVSVEGVAEVIHPDRIAEVAPHVDGLVVTLPGTESTTGMISAAVLASLTPGATVVNVGRGTVIDEEALIAALQSGQVGFAALDVFAREPLAADSPLWSLPSVLISPHTAALNPDIDRDIATLFAENATRFLDGEPMVNVVDTVEFY; this comes from the coding sequence ATGAGCGAACACACGAAGCGAACCGAGACCGAGAACGTCGACGGAGCGAGGCTGCGGGTCGTCGCGGCTGCTCCTATCTCGGAGGAGCTGGTGTCGCTCGTCACCACGATCGAGCCGCGCATCGACTTCGTTCGAGACCAGACCCTGCTCGCCCCCATGCGGTTCCCCGGAGACCCGACGGGCCCTCCCGGTTTCGCGCGCAGTGAAGACGAGCAGCGCCGCTACGAGCAGCTCGTCGACACGGCCGAGGTGCTCTTCGGATTCCCCGATGAGAGTTCGACCCAGCTCGCCCGAACGGTGAATGCCAACCCCCGGCTGCGCTGGGTGCACGGCATGCCCGCGGGCGCGGGCAGCCAGCTGCGTTCTGCTCGACTGAGCGACGAGCAGCTGGCCCGTGTCACGGTGACCACGTCGGCGGGCGTGCATGCGAAGCCGCTGGCAGAGTTCGCGCTGCTCGGCCTGCTCGCGGGTGCGAAGACGCTGCCGCGGCTCGAACGGCTGAAGGCAGATAGCACCTGGGGCGAGAGATGGCAGATGCGCCATCTGTTCCAGCAGACGATCCTCGTCGTCGGACTGGGGAGCATCGGCCGGGAGGTCGCGTCGAAGCTCGCCGCCCTCGGCGTTCGTGTGATCGGCACGAGCAGGCGTGAGGTGTCCGTCGAGGGAGTTGCCGAGGTCATCCATCCGGACCGAATCGCAGAGGTCGCGCCCCACGTCGACGGCCTCGTCGTGACGCTTCCCGGCACGGAGTCGACGACCGGCATGATCTCCGCCGCCGTGCTGGCCTCCCTTACTCCGGGTGCCACCGTCGTGAACGTCGGACGCGGAACCGTCATCGACGAGGAGGCGTTGATCGCGGCGCTGCAATCGGGACAGGTCGGTTTTGCCGCCCTCGACGTGTTCGCACGCGAGCCGTTGGCCGCCGACAGCCCTCTGTGGTCGCTTCCCTCGGTCTTGATCAGTCCCCACACCGCGGCTCTCAACCCCGACATCGACAGAGACATCGCGACGCTGTTCGCAGAGAACGCCACCCGGTTCCTCGACGGCGAGCCCATGGTGAACGTCGTCGACACGGTCGAGTTCTACTGA
- the gndA gene encoding NADP-dependent phosphogluconate dehydrogenase has translation MGSNLARNLASREGNTVAVYNRSPERTDTLTTEHPEANFVASKSIEDFVASLTKPRTAIIMVQAGKGTDAVISQLSDLFEEGDIIVDGGNALFTDTIRREKAARERGLNFVGAGISGGEEGALNGPSIMPGGSAEAYKTLGPILSSIAAVAEGEPCVTHVGTDGAGHFVKMIHNGIEYADMQLIAEAYDLIRRGTGYSPAQIADVFTEWNKGELESYLIEITAEVLRQVDAKTGTPLVDVILDQAGSKGTGVWTVQTALDLGIPVSGIAEAVFARALSSKPAQRAASTDLPGPSETVAVDDPDGFIEDVRKALYASKIIAYSQGFDAIVAGAEHYDWDIKKGEIAKIWRGGCIIRARFLNRITDAYAENPGLVALVTAPYFTEAIEGTQEAWRRVVVSAVQAGIPTPAFSSSLAYYDGLRADRLPASIVQGQRDFFGAHTYKRIDMDGTFHTLWSGDRSEIEGEGSSH, from the coding sequence ATGGGCTCGAACCTCGCCAGAAACCTCGCCAGCCGAGAGGGCAACACGGTCGCCGTGTATAACCGCTCCCCCGAGCGAACCGACACCCTCACGACCGAGCACCCCGAGGCGAATTTCGTGGCGTCGAAGAGCATCGAGGATTTCGTGGCCTCGCTCACGAAGCCGCGCACGGCGATCATCATGGTGCAGGCGGGCAAGGGCACCGATGCCGTCATCAGCCAGCTGTCCGATCTGTTCGAAGAGGGCGACATCATCGTCGATGGCGGAAACGCGCTCTTCACCGACACCATCCGCCGAGAGAAGGCGGCCCGAGAGCGCGGCCTCAACTTCGTGGGAGCGGGAATCTCCGGCGGCGAGGAGGGTGCCCTCAACGGACCCAGCATCATGCCCGGCGGCAGCGCGGAGGCCTATAAGACCCTCGGCCCCATCCTGTCGTCGATTGCGGCGGTCGCCGAGGGCGAGCCCTGCGTGACGCACGTCGGCACCGATGGGGCCGGGCACTTCGTGAAGATGATCCACAACGGCATCGAATACGCCGATATGCAGCTCATCGCCGAGGCCTACGACCTCATCCGCCGCGGCACCGGTTACTCCCCCGCGCAGATCGCCGACGTCTTCACCGAGTGGAACAAGGGAGAACTCGAGAGCTATCTCATCGAGATCACCGCGGAAGTGCTGCGTCAGGTCGATGCGAAGACCGGCACACCCCTGGTCGACGTCATCCTCGACCAGGCCGGCTCCAAGGGAACCGGCGTCTGGACCGTGCAGACGGCGCTCGACCTCGGCATACCCGTCTCCGGCATCGCCGAGGCCGTGTTCGCCAGGGCCCTGTCGTCGAAGCCCGCCCAGCGCGCCGCCTCCACAGACCTGCCGGGGCCGAGCGAGACCGTCGCTGTCGACGATCCCGACGGCTTCATCGAAGATGTGCGCAAGGCTCTGTACGCGTCGAAGATCATCGCCTACTCGCAAGGCTTCGACGCCATCGTGGCCGGTGCCGAGCACTACGACTGGGATATCAAGAAGGGCGAGATCGCCAAGATCTGGCGAGGCGGCTGCATCATCCGCGCCCGCTTCCTGAACCGCATCACGGATGCTTACGCCGAGAACCCGGGGCTCGTCGCCCTGGTCACGGCCCCCTACTTCACGGAGGCCATCGAGGGCACGCAGGAGGCGTGGCGCCGCGTGGTCGTGAGCGCAGTGCAGGCCGGCATCCCCACGCCCGCCTTCTCGTCGTCACTCGCCTACTACGACGGACTGCGCGCCGACCGGCTGCCCGCATCGATCGTGCAGGGCCAGCGCGACTTCTTCGGGGCCCACACCTACAAGCGCATCGATATGGACGGCACCTTCCACACTCTGTGGTCGGGAGACCGCAGCGAGATCGAGGGCGAAGGCTCCTCGCACTAG
- a CDS encoding mycoredoxin, with product MDYIPDAGTITMFSTTWCGYCNRLKSQLDKQGIGYTEINIENVPGTAELVASLNGGNQTVPTVIFPDGTSATNPSAHEVATRLA from the coding sequence ATGGACTACATTCCCGACGCCGGCACCATCACCATGTTCAGCACCACGTGGTGCGGCTACTGCAACAGGCTGAAGAGCCAGCTCGACAAGCAGGGCATCGGCTACACCGAGATCAACATCGAGAACGTTCCCGGAACGGCAGAGCTCGTGGCCTCTCTCAACGGTGGAAACCAGACGGTTCCCACCGTCATCTTCCCCGACGGCACCTCGGCCACGAACCCCTCTGCCCACGAGGTCGCCACGCGTCTCGCGTAA